In Salinibacterium sp. dk2585, a single window of DNA contains:
- a CDS encoding sugar transferase, whose protein sequence is MTHSGVSLGTPRRQLSAHPRNALRLVEPFASNAPTAESGPAWARRYQQRLLLSDTLIICLAVSGPFIAWSAQSSWSSAEIAANWLIAAGIALLWFTVLSIFRTRDCRVLSVGVTEYKRVVSASTLVMGLLAMTFVVAGVGPIAPPFLVAFPLGLVALVLGRWSWRKWLISRGREGHCLSRVLVVGSRSDVAYVAKQIERASTAAYAVVGAVVDASGSEPLPAQLGGLPMSTDLDSVAATAAELGADSVVVAGPPPGRPDFIRDLSWQLEGTATDLVLATNLANVAGPRIHLRPMEGLPLIHVEIPQFEGGRHVLKRAFDVAVSGVALLVLAPVFAVIALAVRLDSPGPALFSQERVGRDGRRFTMWKFRTMVTSASDDLTGLLDHNEGKGVLFKMRNDPRVTRVGRMLRRHSLDELPQLWNILVGDMSVVGPRPPLPREVENYEDHVHRRLYIRPGLTGMWQINGRSDLSWEESVKLDLYYVENWSLVGDIVIMWRTLRQVSHPVGAY, encoded by the coding sequence ATGACCCATTCAGGAGTGAGCCTCGGAACCCCGAGACGACAGCTCTCTGCCCACCCACGCAATGCGCTGCGACTCGTCGAGCCCTTCGCATCCAATGCACCCACAGCGGAATCAGGACCCGCGTGGGCACGCCGCTACCAACAGCGCCTCCTCCTGAGCGACACGCTCATCATCTGCCTCGCGGTCAGCGGGCCCTTCATCGCCTGGAGCGCCCAGTCGTCATGGAGCTCGGCCGAGATCGCGGCGAACTGGCTGATCGCAGCTGGGATCGCCCTGCTGTGGTTCACGGTGCTCAGCATCTTCCGCACGCGTGACTGCCGCGTCCTGAGCGTCGGAGTCACCGAATACAAGCGGGTTGTGAGCGCGAGCACTCTCGTGATGGGACTCCTTGCGATGACATTCGTTGTCGCGGGCGTCGGCCCGATCGCCCCGCCGTTCCTCGTCGCCTTCCCTCTGGGCCTCGTCGCGCTCGTGCTTGGTCGCTGGTCGTGGCGCAAGTGGCTCATCAGTCGCGGACGTGAGGGGCACTGTCTCTCGAGGGTCCTCGTGGTCGGCAGCCGAAGTGATGTGGCCTATGTCGCGAAGCAGATCGAGCGGGCGTCGACTGCCGCATACGCCGTCGTTGGCGCCGTCGTCGACGCCTCCGGGTCCGAACCTCTCCCCGCGCAGCTCGGCGGGCTCCCCATGAGCACCGACCTCGACTCTGTGGCCGCTACGGCGGCCGAACTGGGCGCCGACTCGGTCGTGGTCGCCGGACCGCCGCCCGGTCGGCCCGACTTCATCCGTGACCTCTCCTGGCAGCTCGAGGGCACCGCCACCGACCTAGTGCTCGCAACGAACCTCGCGAATGTCGCGGGCCCCCGCATCCACCTGCGCCCCATGGAGGGCCTGCCCCTCATCCACGTGGAGATCCCGCAGTTCGAGGGCGGCCGTCACGTGCTCAAGCGAGCGTTCGATGTCGCGGTCTCGGGAGTCGCGCTCCTCGTGCTCGCCCCCGTCTTCGCCGTCATCGCCCTCGCCGTGCGGCTCGATAGTCCCGGGCCGGCGCTCTTCTCGCAGGAGCGCGTGGGCCGCGACGGCCGCCGGTTCACGATGTGGAAGTTCCGCACGATGGTGACGAGCGCGAGCGATGACCTCACGGGGCTCCTCGACCACAACGAGGGCAAGGGCGTGCTCTTCAAGATGCGCAACGACCCGCGCGTGACGCGGGTGGGCCGGATGCTGCGGCGCCACTCCCTCGACGAGCTCCCGCAGCTCTGGAACATCCTCGTCGGCGACATGAGCGTCGTCGGCCCGCGCCCGCCCCTGCCACGCGAGGTCGAGAACTACGAGGACCACGTGCACAGGCGGCTCTACATCCGCCCCGGTCTCACGGGCATGTGGCAGATCAACGGGCGCTCCGACCTCAGCTGGGAGGAGAGCGTCAAGCTCGACCTCTATTACGTCGAGAACTGGTCGCTCGTCGGCGACATCGTCATCATGTGGCGCACCCTCCGCCAGGTGAGCCACCCGGTCGGGGCCTACTGA
- a CDS encoding neutral zinc metallopeptidase, protein MTFNDNARSGGSRASKRGRGAAIAGGGGIVGLIAVFLIAQFTGVDVSGLLGQGQASSGPVGVVEDCETGADANESTECRADFAAQSIEAYWEDELGEDYRPPGYVFFEAQTNTGCGGATSAVGPFYCPADETVYLDLSFYNELQSTFGAEGGPLAEMYVIAHEWGHHIQNVTGTMGQIQRGDAGPTSDSVRLELQADCYAGAWAGAAATTQDEYGTAFLEPLTREQVAQALDAASVIGDDHIQETMQGQVTPHNWTHGSSEQRQRWFTSGYERGANACDTFAVSGTQL, encoded by the coding sequence ATGACCTTCAATGACAACGCGCGGAGTGGAGGGTCCCGGGCCAGCAAACGAGGGCGCGGCGCGGCGATCGCCGGTGGTGGTGGAATCGTCGGCCTGATCGCTGTCTTCCTGATCGCGCAGTTCACCGGGGTGGACGTCAGTGGCCTCCTCGGGCAGGGCCAGGCGTCGTCGGGTCCCGTGGGCGTCGTCGAGGACTGTGAGACGGGCGCGGATGCCAACGAGAGCACCGAGTGCCGCGCAGACTTCGCCGCGCAGTCGATCGAGGCCTACTGGGAGGACGAACTCGGCGAGGACTATCGCCCGCCGGGCTACGTCTTCTTCGAGGCCCAGACGAACACCGGATGCGGCGGCGCGACGAGTGCCGTCGGCCCGTTCTACTGTCCCGCCGACGAGACCGTGTACCTCGACCTGTCGTTCTACAACGAACTGCAGTCGACCTTCGGAGCCGAGGGTGGGCCCCTCGCCGAGATGTACGTCATCGCGCACGAGTGGGGTCACCACATCCAGAACGTCACCGGCACCATGGGGCAGATTCAGCGCGGTGACGCCGGACCGACATCCGATTCGGTGCGCCTCGAGCTGCAGGCGGACTGCTACGCGGGGGCGTGGGCGGGGGCTGCCGCGACTACGCAGGACGAGTACGGCACCGCGTTCCTCGAGCCGCTTACGCGCGAGCAGGTTGCGCAGGCCCTGGACGCGGCATCCGTCATTGGGGACGACCACATCCAGGAGACGATGCAGGGGCAGGTCACGCCGCACAACTGGACGCACGGCTCGAGCGAGCAGCGGCAGCGGTGGTTCACGAGCGGCTACGAGCGGGGCGCGAACGCGTGCGACACCTTCGCGGTGAGCGGCACCCAGCTCTGA
- the trxA gene encoding thioredoxin: MATIDLTAADFEKTVTEPGITLVDFWADWCGPCKQFAPVYESASEQHADVTFAKVDTEAEQALAGAANITSIPTLMAFRDGVLVFSQPGALPAPALEEVITAVKGLDMDHVWAQVRAQQEAEGNA, translated from the coding sequence ATGGCAACCATCGATCTGACGGCCGCAGACTTTGAGAAGACCGTCACGGAGCCCGGCATCACGCTGGTTGACTTCTGGGCCGACTGGTGCGGCCCCTGCAAGCAGTTCGCCCCCGTCTACGAGAGCGCGAGCGAGCAGCACGCGGATGTCACCTTCGCCAAGGTCGACACGGAGGCAGAGCAGGCGCTCGCGGGTGCCGCCAACATCACGTCGATCCCGACGCTCATGGCATTCCGCGACGGCGTGCTCGTCTTCTCGCAGCCGGGTGCCCTGCCCGCTCCCGCGCTCGAGGAAGTCATCACCGCGGTTAAGGGCCTCGACATGGATCACGTCTGGGCGCAGGTTCGCGCACAGCAGGAGGCCGAAGGCAACGCCTGA
- a CDS encoding TspO/MBR family protein — protein sequence MTATRGKDLARQITVAVSALLALVGGFIGSGAAGGTQIADAADGALQTDTSTIAPGGPAFAIWSVIYLGLAAYAVWQCLPGQREAARHRRLGYPIAASMLLNAAWILSVQAGSVFLSVVAIIALLVVLVIAFLIAVDTPSDGPVDAVVTDGTVGLYLGWVSVATIVNIAAWLADMGFDGGPLSPDAWGVVLALAAGVVGCGYALRSSGRVAPTLSLCWGLAWVAFERITGEPESMPTAIAAIVAVVAVAAVTALTRVRSVATAARREPLST from the coding sequence ATGACAGCCACCAGGGGAAAAGATCTCGCACGACAGATCACGGTCGCGGTGAGCGCGCTCCTCGCGCTCGTCGGCGGTTTCATCGGTTCCGGCGCAGCAGGAGGAACACAGATAGCGGATGCCGCGGACGGAGCCCTGCAGACCGACACGAGCACGATCGCCCCGGGAGGGCCGGCCTTCGCGATCTGGTCGGTCATCTACCTCGGCCTGGCGGCATACGCGGTTTGGCAGTGTTTGCCCGGCCAGCGTGAAGCGGCGCGCCATCGGCGACTCGGCTACCCCATCGCGGCAAGCATGCTGCTCAATGCGGCCTGGATCCTCAGCGTGCAGGCGGGCAGCGTCTTCCTCAGCGTCGTCGCGATCATCGCACTCCTCGTGGTGCTCGTGATCGCCTTCCTCATCGCCGTCGACACCCCATCCGATGGACCCGTCGACGCCGTCGTGACGGATGGCACGGTCGGGCTCTACCTCGGTTGGGTCAGCGTCGCGACGATCGTCAACATCGCGGCGTGGCTCGCCGACATGGGCTTCGACGGAGGACCCCTCTCACCCGACGCGTGGGGCGTCGTGCTCGCGCTCGCGGCCGGCGTGGTCGGCTGCGGCTACGCTCTTCGCTCGAGCGGACGTGTGGCCCCCACCCTCTCCCTCTGCTGGGGTCTCGCATGGGTCGCTTTCGAGCGCATCACGGGCGAGCCCGAGAGCATGCCCACAGCGATCGCTGCCATCGTCGCGGTCGTGGCCGTCGCCGCGGTGACGGCGCTCACGCGCGTGCGCTCCGTCGCCACCGCCGCTCGCCGCGAACCGCTCAGCACCTAG
- a CDS encoding DUF488 family protein, whose protein sequence is MTTPVFTVGHSTRSLEEFVALVRAHGVTLVADIRTVPKSRRNPQYWEDSMRVTLPEQGMGYTRIAGLGGLRKARANSPNGAWRNLSFRGYADYMQTRDFEAALEELLALTDEHTVAIMCAEAVPWRCHRSLVGDALLARSIRVADIMTPANAREETLTSFAVVDGTTVTYPASEHSGDAGTVEP, encoded by the coding sequence ATGACCACCCCGGTCTTCACGGTCGGCCATTCGACCAGGAGCCTCGAAGAGTTCGTGGCACTCGTGCGCGCCCACGGGGTGACGCTCGTCGCAGACATCCGCACCGTGCCCAAGTCGCGCCGTAACCCGCAGTACTGGGAGGACTCCATGCGAGTGACGCTGCCGGAGCAGGGCATGGGCTACACGCGAATCGCTGGCCTCGGGGGGCTCCGCAAGGCCCGCGCGAACTCGCCGAACGGCGCATGGCGCAACCTCTCGTTCCGCGGTTACGCCGACTACATGCAGACTCGAGACTTCGAAGCCGCCCTCGAGGAGCTCCTCGCGCTCACCGACGAACACACCGTCGCGATCATGTGCGCGGAAGCCGTACCGTGGCGGTGCCACCGCTCGCTCGTGGGCGACGCACTCCTCGCCCGCAGCATCCGCGTCGCCGACATCATGACCCCCGCCAACGCCCGCGAAGAGACGCTGACGTCGTTCGCGGTCGTCGACGGCACGACCGTGACCTACCCGGCCAGCGAACACTCAGGCGATGCGGGGACTGTGGAGCCATGA
- a CDS encoding Flp family type IVb pilin: MTKFLITLQGFVNDRLGREERGASAVEYAILIGVIVVVVAAALWAFGDQLSTFFTGILPGSVGSTKPTP, encoded by the coding sequence ATGACCAAGTTCCTCATCACCCTGCAGGGCTTCGTGAACGACCGTCTCGGTCGCGAAGAGCGCGGCGCGAGCGCCGTCGAGTACGCGATCCTGATCGGCGTCATCGTTGTTGTTGTCGCTGCGGCGCTCTGGGCCTTCGGCGACCAGCTGTCCACCTTCTTCACGGGGATCCTTCCCGGCAGCGTGGGCAGCACCAAGCCCACCCCGTAG
- a CDS encoding TadE/TadG family type IV pilus assembly protein, producing MRGMRGDERGAVAVEFALVVPVLLMVIFAIVEFGLIYNAQIQVTASAREGARAAALGAPLAQAKSTAVAAAPSLSPALTAENVSVSPASCAPGTNVTVTIVNYRLNSISGMFTGGIELSGKAVMRCGA from the coding sequence ATGCGAGGGATGCGAGGCGATGAGCGCGGCGCGGTCGCGGTCGAGTTCGCGCTCGTGGTGCCGGTGCTCCTGATGGTGATCTTTGCGATCGTTGAGTTCGGGCTCATCTACAACGCGCAGATCCAGGTGACGGCGTCCGCGCGCGAGGGCGCCCGGGCGGCGGCGCTGGGTGCGCCGCTGGCCCAGGCGAAGTCGACGGCGGTCGCCGCTGCGCCGTCGCTCTCGCCCGCGCTCACCGCGGAGAACGTCTCCGTCTCGCCTGCGAGTTGTGCACCCGGCACCAACGTGACGGTCACGATCGTGAACTACCGGCTGAACTCGATCAGCGGGATGTTCACTGGGGGTATCGAGCTCAGCGGCAAGGCCGTCATGAGGTGCGGGGCATGA
- a CDS encoding pilus assembly protein TadG-related protein yields MSGYERSLAAWARRRLRVLLNLRSDERGATAVMVAILSVLMLGMLGFVVDYGGVEAKRSQLQVAADAAALAIANDCSSGNTAQCRANGTGLALATQNEASAASATLDTTSRRVTVTAEGSVSFSLMHTLGLIGADLEAEATAAWTPSVTSAGTVSRANVYPIALEGCQKRTELTVQPITYGLSSSSVCYGNVIAWPREAVYIGGLFSCGTERVTMGERVRADIRLFSSCSVPSSPVIVALWDDPSGILIFNSYRVSEFAIFEVTQVNSSRIVGRFLPWNPNHPDIVTSTGGTTVPGSARLIG; encoded by the coding sequence ATGAGCGGCTACGAGCGGTCCCTCGCGGCGTGGGCGCGGCGACGGCTAAGGGTGCTGCTCAACCTCCGGAGCGACGAGCGGGGTGCGACGGCCGTCATGGTCGCGATCCTCAGCGTGCTCATGCTGGGCATGCTCGGTTTCGTGGTCGACTACGGCGGCGTGGAGGCCAAGCGCAGCCAGTTGCAGGTCGCAGCGGATGCCGCGGCCCTCGCGATCGCGAACGACTGCAGTTCCGGCAACACGGCCCAGTGCCGCGCCAACGGCACGGGCCTCGCACTGGCCACCCAGAACGAGGCCAGCGCAGCGTCCGCGACGCTCGACACCACGTCGCGGCGGGTCACGGTGACCGCCGAGGGCTCCGTGAGCTTCTCGCTCATGCACACGCTTGGGCTCATCGGTGCCGACCTCGAGGCTGAGGCGACGGCGGCCTGGACCCCCTCCGTCACGAGTGCGGGAACCGTCTCTCGCGCCAACGTCTACCCGATCGCGCTCGAGGGCTGCCAGAAGCGCACCGAGCTGACGGTGCAACCGATCACCTACGGGCTCTCGAGCTCGTCCGTCTGCTACGGGAACGTCATTGCGTGGCCCAGGGAGGCCGTCTACATCGGCGGCCTGTTCAGTTGCGGCACGGAGAGGGTCACGATGGGTGAGCGCGTGCGTGCCGACATCCGCCTCTTCTCCTCCTGCAGCGTGCCCTCCTCGCCCGTCATCGTCGCCCTCTGGGACGACCCGAGCGGCATCCTGATCTTCAACAGCTACCGGGTCAGCGAGTTTGCCATCTTCGAAGTGACCCAGGTCAACAGCTCCCGCATCGTCGGCCGGTTCCTCCCGTGGAACCCCAACCACCCCGATATCGTCACATCTACCGGCGGCACGACAGTGCCCGGCTCCGCAAGACTGATTGGTTGA
- the cpaB gene encoding Flp pilus assembly protein CpaB produces MFKNRVIAVVVAALLAVAGAILVFIYASNAEQRALEGVELRPVLVVTEFVPAGTVAADLGTSVAVQELPALSVAEGTVSSVEQLGDRVASADLLPGEQVFDARFVAADESDASVPEGTQQLSFSLPTQRAAGGTVQAGDLVGVFVSIATADGLPSTQLLLDGVQVLRVQGGVSDDGAEVTENVTVTLAVTAEQARSIVYSLEYGSVWLTEQPEELDDTVSGELTREGLAQ; encoded by the coding sequence ATGTTCAAGAACCGTGTCATCGCCGTCGTCGTCGCGGCGCTCCTCGCCGTCGCGGGGGCGATCCTCGTCTTCATCTACGCCTCGAACGCGGAACAGCGCGCCCTCGAAGGGGTCGAGCTTCGCCCGGTGCTGGTGGTGACGGAGTTCGTGCCGGCAGGCACGGTCGCCGCGGACCTCGGCACGAGCGTCGCGGTGCAGGAGCTGCCGGCCCTCTCGGTCGCTGAGGGCACCGTGTCGTCGGTGGAGCAGCTCGGCGACCGCGTCGCATCCGCCGACCTGCTGCCGGGGGAGCAGGTCTTCGACGCGCGCTTCGTCGCGGCGGACGAGAGCGACGCATCCGTTCCGGAGGGCACGCAGCAGCTGAGCTTCTCGCTGCCGACCCAACGCGCGGCGGGGGGCACGGTGCAGGCCGGCGACCTCGTCGGAGTGTTCGTCTCGATCGCCACGGCGGATGGACTGCCTTCGACGCAACTGCTGCTCGACGGCGTGCAGGTGCTGCGGGTGCAGGGTGGCGTGTCGGATGACGGCGCGGAGGTCACCGAAAACGTGACCGTGACGCTCGCCGTCACCGCGGAGCAGGCGCGCAGCATCGTCTATTCGCTCGAGTACGGCAGCGTTTGGCTCACGGAACAGCCGGAGGAGCTCGACGACACGGTCTCGGGAGAGCTGACGCGCGAGGGGCTGGCACAGTGA
- a CDS encoding AAA family ATPase, with protein MKHYLVVSDDTALHARVSEALGEEATELEAWALADAEADGGARITAPIRGKHPDTVILGPDAVAGSFVLADRIATHWPGAALLLVSGADAATLRAAMRAGIRDILDPAEASEVWTETIASARDSARERLSAALLEESTAHAGEEPASQLIVVVSSKGGSGKTTIATNLAVGLATAEPRSTVIVDLDIEFGDVANALRLTPDRWLQDAVFGPARNDTMVLKTFLAEHESGLFAVCAPETPEGASGITAEHVSHLLGQLAHEYRYVVVDTVPGLSEHTLAALEQATDTVYVCGLDVPSIRGLRKEFDVLTELGLRAKREHLVINNADARAGLVVADAESTLGRSADVVIPAHRSVRLSTNEGVPLVQSARRGRIVKPLRQLVELIRTRRGAQQ; from the coding sequence GTGAAGCACTACCTGGTCGTCAGCGACGACACCGCGCTGCACGCCCGTGTCTCGGAGGCACTCGGCGAAGAGGCGACGGAACTCGAGGCCTGGGCCCTCGCTGACGCGGAGGCCGACGGTGGCGCGCGCATCACGGCGCCCATCCGGGGCAAGCACCCCGACACCGTCATCCTTGGCCCCGACGCCGTCGCCGGCTCCTTCGTGCTTGCCGACCGCATCGCGACGCACTGGCCCGGCGCCGCGCTCCTGCTCGTGAGTGGGGCGGATGCGGCGACCCTCCGTGCGGCGATGCGCGCGGGCATCCGCGACATCCTCGACCCGGCCGAAGCGTCCGAGGTGTGGACCGAGACGATTGCGAGTGCTCGGGATTCTGCCCGCGAGCGGCTCAGCGCCGCCCTCCTCGAGGAGAGCACGGCACACGCGGGGGAGGAGCCCGCATCCCAGCTCATCGTCGTCGTCTCGTCGAAGGGCGGCAGCGGCAAGACGACCATCGCGACGAACCTCGCGGTCGGCCTCGCGACGGCGGAGCCCCGCTCGACCGTCATCGTCGACCTCGACATCGAGTTCGGCGACGTCGCGAACGCGCTGCGCCTCACGCCCGACCGCTGGCTGCAGGATGCCGTCTTCGGCCCCGCGCGCAACGACACGATGGTGCTCAAGACCTTCCTTGCCGAGCACGAGAGCGGACTCTTCGCGGTCTGTGCGCCCGAGACCCCTGAGGGCGCGAGCGGCATCACGGCGGAACACGTCTCCCACCTGCTCGGCCAGCTCGCGCACGAGTACCGCTATGTCGTCGTCGACACCGTCCCCGGGCTGTCGGAGCACACGCTGGCCGCGCTGGAGCAGGCCACCGACACCGTCTATGTCTGCGGACTCGACGTGCCGAGCATCCGGGGCCTCCGCAAGGAGTTCGACGTGCTGACGGAACTCGGCCTGCGGGCGAAGCGCGAGCACCTCGTCATCAACAATGCCGATGCGCGCGCCGGCCTCGTCGTGGCGGATGCCGAGAGCACGCTCGGCAGGTCGGCCGACGTCGTGATTCCCGCGCATCGCTCGGTGCGGCTCTCGACGAATGAGGGAGTGCCGCTCGTGCAGTCCGCTCGCCGGGGACGGATCGTGAAGCCGCTCCGCCAGCTCGTCGAGCTGATCCGCACGCGTCGGGGAGCCCAGCAATGA
- a CDS encoding CpaF family protein — protein sequence MSLADRLAAARRAEQAPAPQPAAERTGALPPPREALGKLKARATQALFANLGSRLTDTTLTQQQLHELVRRELATIVAAEELPLTTEERTRLSQEVIDDVLGFGPLQRFLDDDEVTEIMVNGPNQIYIERSGHLERSRVRFASEQHLRNIIERIVLRVGRRIDESSPLVDARLEDGSRVNAIIPPLAVDGSTLTIRKFSRDPFQAEDLVHFGTLTPQLATVLDACVKARLNILVSGGTGTGKTTLLNVLSSFIPEDERIVTIEDAVELQLQQPHVVRLESRPANIEGRGEISIRDLVRNSLRMRPDRIIVGEVRGGESLDMLQAMNTGHDGSISTLHANSPRDALSRLETMVLMGGLDLPLRAIRDQIASSIDVIVQITRLRDGTRRVTNVTEVVGMEGDRIQLQDAFEFDHAAGVDPNGRFLGTVRPSGLRPAFADRFQELGITVPADAFIPPSGAPGAGR from the coding sequence ATGAGCCTCGCCGATCGCCTTGCCGCCGCGCGCAGGGCCGAGCAGGCGCCCGCTCCCCAGCCGGCGGCCGAGCGCACGGGCGCGCTCCCGCCGCCAAGGGAAGCCCTCGGCAAGCTCAAGGCGCGCGCGACGCAGGCGCTCTTCGCCAACCTCGGCTCCCGCCTGACCGACACGACCCTCACGCAGCAGCAGTTGCACGAACTCGTGCGGCGCGAGCTTGCGACGATCGTCGCGGCGGAGGAGCTGCCCCTCACGACCGAGGAGCGCACGCGCCTCAGCCAGGAGGTCATCGACGATGTGTTGGGCTTCGGCCCGCTGCAGCGGTTCCTCGACGACGACGAGGTGACCGAGATCATGGTCAACGGGCCCAACCAGATCTACATCGAGCGTTCCGGTCACCTCGAACGGAGCCGCGTGCGCTTCGCGTCAGAGCAGCACCTGCGCAACATCATCGAGCGCATCGTGCTGCGCGTTGGTCGGCGCATTGACGAATCGTCGCCGCTCGTCGATGCCCGCCTCGAGGACGGCTCGCGTGTCAACGCGATCATCCCGCCGCTCGCGGTCGACGGCTCGACCCTCACAATCCGCAAGTTCTCGCGTGACCCCTTCCAGGCCGAGGACCTCGTGCACTTCGGCACCCTCACGCCGCAGCTCGCGACCGTGCTCGACGCGTGCGTCAAGGCGCGCCTCAACATCCTCGTCTCGGGCGGAACCGGCACGGGCAAGACGACGCTCCTCAACGTGCTCTCGTCGTTCATCCCCGAAGACGAGCGCATCGTCACGATCGAGGACGCCGTTGAGTTGCAGCTGCAGCAGCCCCACGTCGTGCGGCTCGAGAGCCGCCCGGCCAACATCGAGGGCCGCGGCGAGATCAGCATCCGTGACCTCGTGCGCAACTCCCTCCGAATGCGTCCCGATCGCATCATCGTCGGTGAGGTGCGCGGCGGGGAGAGCCTCGACATGCTGCAGGCCATGAACACGGGCCACGACGGCAGCATCTCGACCCTGCACGCCAACTCGCCGCGGGATGCCCTCTCGCGCCTCGAGACGATGGTGCTCATGGGTGGCCTCGACCTTCCGCTGCGCGCCATCCGCGACCAGATCGCCTCGTCGATCGACGTCATCGTGCAGATCACGCGCCTGCGCGACGGAACCCGCCGCGTGACGAACGTGACGGAGGTCGTCGGCATGGAGGGCGATCGCATCCAGCTGCAGGATGCCTTCGAGTTCGACCACGCCGCGGGCGTCGACCCCAACGGGCGCTTCCTCGGCACCGTGCGCCCGAGCGGCCTGCGCCCCGCCTTTGCCGACCGCTTCCAGGAACTCGGCATCACCGTGCCGGCTGACGCGTTCATCCCGCCGAGCGGCGCCCCCGGGGCGGGTCGCTGA
- a CDS encoding type II secretion system F family protein produces the protein MELVLGALLLGIGLLVLVIGVILPPRIHRSPATDDPDAAAEPGAIAALERAVAAMLPRGYRGSLSADIELAGGGVTPGRVVLRTLAVSIAAGVILGGLTVPLLGVLAVLVLPLGTPFALRLKADSIRRRFEDQLTDTLQLLASSLRAGNSLLKALDTVAEEAAQPTAREFVRAVNEVRVGSDLGHALDNIAQRMHSTDFEWVSQAVDIHREVGGNLAEVLDQVSETLRDRNQMRRQIQSLSADGRLSAWVLMALPLVVPLLLSLINPGFLAPMISSPIGWALLGISAVLLLIGGIWIRRLVAMPL, from the coding sequence ATGGAGCTCGTGCTCGGAGCCCTGCTCCTCGGCATCGGCCTGCTGGTGCTCGTCATCGGCGTCATCCTCCCGCCGCGCATCCACCGTTCGCCCGCGACCGACGATCCGGATGCCGCAGCCGAACCCGGCGCGATCGCCGCCCTCGAGCGTGCTGTGGCGGCCATGCTCCCGCGTGGATACCGCGGGTCGCTCTCGGCGGACATCGAACTGGCAGGTGGTGGCGTCACGCCCGGTCGCGTCGTGCTGCGCACCCTCGCGGTGAGCATCGCCGCCGGCGTCATCCTCGGCGGACTCACGGTGCCGCTGCTCGGGGTGCTCGCCGTGCTGGTGCTGCCGTTGGGCACGCCCTTCGCGCTGCGCTTGAAGGCCGACAGCATCCGTCGCCGCTTCGAAGACCAGCTCACCGACACGCTCCAACTGCTCGCGAGCTCGCTCCGCGCGGGCAACAGCCTGCTCAAGGCGCTCGACACGGTCGCGGAGGAGGCCGCCCAGCCAACCGCGCGCGAGTTCGTGCGAGCCGTCAACGAGGTGCGAGTCGGCAGCGACCTGGGTCACGCCCTCGACAACATCGCCCAGCGGATGCACAGCACCGACTTCGAATGGGTCAGCCAGGCCGTTGACATCCACCGCGAAGTCGGCGGCAACCTCGCGGAGGTGCTCGACCAGGTCTCTGAGACGCTGCGGGACCGCAACCAGATGCGACGCCAGATCCAGTCGCTGAGCGCCGACGGCAGGCTCTCCGCCTGGGTGCTCATGGCGCTGCCGCTCGTCGTGCCGCTCCTGTTGAGCCTCATCAACCCTGGCTTCCTCGCGCCCATGATCTCGTCACCGATCGGCTGGGCGCTGCTCGGGATCTCGGCCGTGCTCCTGCTGATCGGCGGCATCTGGATCCGACGACTGGTGGCGATGCCGCTGTGA